One uncultured Alphaproteobacteria bacterium genomic region harbors:
- a CDS encoding conserved hypothetical protein (Evidence 4 : Homologs of previously reported genes of unknown function): protein MTKSAKKLRLSVYLDPAVMRRLTEHAARRDHSRSLIAEAAIESFLSPDAAERQEAAITKRLDQLDRRMTRMERDVGISVEMLALFVRFWVATTPALPEPAAQAARAKAGERYDQFVTALGRRLAKGPKLRQEISEDVAADGES from the coding sequence ATGACGAAATCCGCGAAGAAACTGCGCCTGTCCGTCTATCTCGATCCGGCCGTGATGCGCCGACTTACCGAGCATGCGGCGCGACGCGATCACTCGCGATCGCTGATCGCGGAAGCCGCCATCGAATCCTTCCTCTCCCCGGATGCGGCTGAACGACAGGAGGCCGCCATCACCAAGCGCCTCGACCAACTTGATCGCCGCATGACGCGGATGGAACGCGATGTCGGCATCTCCGTCGAGATGCTGGCGTTGTTCGTGCGGTTTTGGGTCGCGACCACCCCGGCCTTGCCGGAGCCTGCCGCGCAGGCTGCACGTGCGAAGGCCGGCGAGCGCTACGATCAATTCGTCACCGCGCTCGGCCGCCGCCTCGCGAAGGGGCCGAAGCTACGGCAGGAGATTTCCGAGGATGTCGCCGCCGACGGTGAGTCATAG
- a CDS encoding Activator of Hsp90 ATPase 1 family protein → MTANIGDGRTDSATRFIAASADVIYRAFVDPKTWPQWLPPDGMTGQIYEFDARPGGTYKMALTYRGDHPSAGKTSDDTDVVEGRFAELVPNHRVVQIVTFQSDDPAFAGEMRMTWSLSPAAGGTDVSIIAENVPIGISKADHDVGLRSTLENLARFVEG, encoded by the coding sequence ATGACGGCGAATATCGGCGATGGGAGAACCGACTCAGCGACGCGATTCATCGCCGCCAGCGCGGACGTGATCTATCGTGCGTTTGTTGACCCTAAGACATGGCCGCAGTGGCTTCCGCCGGATGGCATGACCGGCCAGATCTACGAGTTCGACGCCCGGCCAGGTGGCACCTACAAGATGGCGCTGACCTATCGCGGGGATCATCCGAGCGCAGGCAAGACCTCCGACGACACTGATGTCGTCGAAGGTCGCTTTGCAGAGCTGGTCCCGAATCATCGCGTCGTTCAGATCGTGACGTTTCAGTCCGATGATCCGGCTTTCGCCGGCGAGATGCGGATGACGTGGAGCCTATCGCCCGCGGCCGGCGGCACTGATGTCTCGATCATCGCCGAGAATGTGCCGATCGGAATAAGCAAAGCGGACCACGATGTCGGGCTTCGTTCGACCCTCGAAAACCTAGCGCGATTTGTCGAAGGATGA
- the trbB gene encoding putative conjugal transfer protein TrbB (Evidence 3 : Function proposed based on presence of conserved amino acid motif, structural feature or limited homology) — translation MLRTALGPAIARYLDDASIVEVMLNPDGRLWIDRLSEGLSDTGERLSATDGERIVRLVAHHVGAEVHPGAPRVSAELPETGERFEGLLPPVVAAPAFAIRKPAVAVFTLDDYVVAGIMSSGQAETLRQGVASRANILVVGGTSTGKTTLTNALLAEVAKTADRVVIIEDTRELQCAAPNLVAMRTKDGVASLSDLVRSSLRLRPDRIPVGEVRGAEALELLKAWGTGHPGGVGTIHAGSAIGALRRMEQLIQEAVVTVPRALIAETIDIVAVLSGRGSARRLSELARVEGLGPDGDYRIAPAVIEGDGGPTLLTPSPEGESL, via the coding sequence ATGCTGCGCACCGCGCTCGGACCTGCGATCGCCCGCTATCTCGACGACGCCAGCATCGTTGAAGTGATGCTCAACCCCGACGGGCGGCTCTGGATCGACCGCCTGTCCGAAGGTCTTTCCGACACAGGTGAGCGTCTGTCGGCGACGGACGGCGAACGCATCGTTCGCCTGGTCGCGCACCATGTCGGCGCCGAAGTCCATCCTGGCGCACCGCGTGTCTCGGCCGAGCTGCCCGAAACGGGAGAGCGGTTCGAGGGCCTGCTGCCGCCAGTTGTCGCAGCGCCGGCCTTCGCGATCCGCAAGCCCGCTGTCGCGGTGTTCACGCTCGACGATTACGTTGTCGCCGGGATCATGTCGAGCGGACAGGCCGAGACACTGCGCCAGGGCGTAGCGTCTCGCGCCAACATTCTCGTCGTCGGCGGCACATCCACCGGCAAGACCACGCTCACCAACGCGCTGCTCGCCGAGGTCGCGAAGACTGCCGATCGCGTCGTCATCATAGAGGATACGCGCGAGCTGCAATGCGCCGCGCCGAATCTCGTGGCGATGCGCACCAAAGACGGCGTCGCCTCGCTCTCCGATCTCGTTCGCTCGTCGCTGCGCCTGCGCCCGGATCGCATTCCGGTCGGTGAGGTGCGCGGAGCCGAAGCGCTGGAACTGCTCAAAGCATGGGGCACCGGCCATCCCGGCGGCGTCGGCACGATCCACGCCGGCAGCGCGATCGGTGCGCTGCGCCGGATGGAGCAGCTCATCCAGGAGGCTGTGGTCACTGTCCCGCGTGCGCTGATCGCGGAGACGATCGACATCGTTGCGGTCCTCTCCGGTCGCGGCTCCGCGCGCCGGCTTTCCGAACTCGCACGCGTCGAGGGCCTCGGCCCCGACGGCGACTATCGCATCGCGCCGGCCGTCATCGAGGGCGACGGCGGCCCGACCCTGCTCACCCCAAGCCCTGAAGGAGAAAGTCTGTGA
- the virB gene encoding Type IV secretory pathway VirB2 component: MIERLHPMRLHQVRQRLAMTVSVVTLSVVMAAPAHASGSSMPWEQPLQQILQSIEGPVAKIIAVIIIIVTGLTLAFGDTSGGFRRLIQIVFGLSIAFAASSFFLSFFSFGGGALV; the protein is encoded by the coding sequence GTGATCGAACGCCTGCACCCGATGCGCCTACATCAAGTGCGTCAACGCCTCGCCATGACCGTGTCCGTCGTCACGCTGTCGGTAGTGATGGCCGCGCCCGCCCACGCCTCCGGCTCGTCGATGCCGTGGGAGCAACCGCTGCAACAGATCCTGCAGTCGATCGAAGGCCCCGTGGCCAAGATCATCGCGGTGATCATCATCATCGTCACCGGCCTGACGCTCGCCTTCGGCGACACGTCCGGCGGCTTCCGGCGGCTGATCCAGATCGTGTTCGGTCTCTCGATCGCCTTCGCTGCGTCGAGCTTCTTCCTGTCGTTCTTCTCGTTCGGCGGCGGGGCGCTGGTCTGA
- a CDS encoding conserved hypothetical protein (Evidence 4 : Homologs of previously reported genes of unknown function): protein MTGVVEQGGEAPGYTVPVHRALTEPILLGGAPRAIAIMNGTLAGAVGLGLRLWLVGIAIWAIGHVAAVWAAKRDPLFVDVVRRHLRVPAHLSV from the coding sequence ATGACGGGCGTTGTCGAACAGGGCGGCGAAGCCCCGGGTTACACGGTCCCCGTTCACCGGGCGCTGACCGAGCCGATCCTGCTCGGCGGCGCGCCGCGCGCCATCGCCATCATGAACGGGACGCTCGCTGGCGCCGTCGGACTGGGGCTGCGCCTCTGGCTGGTCGGCATCGCCATCTGGGCGATCGGCCATGTCGCGGCCGTTTGGGCGGCGAAGCGCGATCCGCTCTTCGTCGACGTGGTGCGCCGCCATCTGCGCGTCCCCGCGCACCTCTCGGTCTGA